TCCCCGACTACCTGCTCACCACGCCGTTCAGCTCGGTGGGCGGCAACGATCCGTGGCGCGTCGCGCTCAACCGCGGCGACGGGACGCTCGAGCCTCCGCAGATCGTTCCCGGCGCGGGGGCGCCGGACGACGTCGTCTTCCCGCGCACCTGGCTCGCGCCGAGCGGCGCGCCCGCCACGAACTACGCGCGCCGCGGCACGGCGACGTCGAACGCGACGCGCACGCATCTCGACCTCCTCGACTGGGACGGCGACGGCCTGCTCGACCGCGTCGACGCGTCCGATGCGCAGACCTGGCAGGTCGAGCTCGCGCGCGCGGTGGACGGTGCCCACGACGCGCGCCCGCTCCAGCTCGTGCACATGGACGACGGCGCGCGCGGCGAGACGTTCGTCCGCTATGCGCCGACGACGCTCGGCGAGCACGCCGACGCGGCCGGCGTGCCGTCGCTGCCCTTCGTGCGCTGGGTCGTCGCGGGCATCCGCTCGACGTCCGGCCTGTGCGACGGGCCCGCGCCGTCCGCCGGCGTCGACGCGTTCGACCCCGTTGTGAACGCGTGCATCGAGGCGGGCCACGAGCGCGTGCGCAGGTTCGCCTACGAAGGTGGCGCCTTCGACGCCGCGAGCCGCGAGCTCCGCGGCTTCCGTCGCGTCGTCGAGCTCGCGCCCGACGCGAGCCGGACGGAGACCACCTTCCACCAGGGCGATGCGCTGCGCGGGCGCGTCGAGCTCGTCGAGACGTTTCCGCGCGCGTCGGCCGAGCCGGTGCGCCGCGTCGAGAACGTCTGGCAGACGCGCACGTCGTCGCTCGATGCGCGGCGCACGCAGGTCTTCCTCGCGGAGACGCGCACGAGCGACCTCGCGCTGCCGAACGCGGCGGGCCCGCCGCGCTGTCTGGCGAGCCGCAACGAGCCGCCGGACGACTTCGGGCGCGTCGCGCGCACGTGCTCGTTCGACTGCGCACTCGCGAGCGGGCCGCCCGCGAGCTGTGCGGACGCGATCGAGGGAAAGGTCGAGACGCTCACGGCGTGGGCCGAGCCGGACGGCGCGAGCCCGCGGCGCGTGCGCGACCGCCCGGCGCGGGTCGAGACGCGCTGGGTGCCCGAAGCGGGCGCGGCCTCCGTCCTGCTCGCGCGCAAGCACTTCACCTACGACGCGCTTCCGAGCGGTGCCGTCGATCGCGGGTGGCTCACGCAGACGCGCGACGAGCTCGATCGCTCGTTCGCCGGCGGCGCCGGCGATCCGGTCGTGACGACGAGCTACGACGCGGTCGGCAACGTCGTCGCGCAGCGCACGCGGGACGCGAACGCGCCATCGGGTGCTGGCGAGCTCACGACGTTCGCGTACGACGATGCGTTCTTCCGGCTTTACGCGACGCGGCGCACGCTCCCCGACGCGGGCACCGCGGCGAACACGGTCGAGATCGAGACCGACCTCCGTTTCGGCGAGCCCGTGCGCACCGTCGACGCGAACGGCCAGGTCTCGGCGCGCGTGTACGACGCGCACGGACGGCTCGTGTGCCAGGCCGGGCCGCTCGAGGACATCGGCGGGTGCGGCACCGGAAGCTTCACGCACGGCCTCGAGGTGGAGTACGTCGACGCGGTGGCGGGCGCCGGCGCGAGCTTCGCCGAACGTCACGCGCGCGTCGTGACGCGCACGCGGGGCGGGCAGGGCGCGATCGTCCGCGCGGTCGCGTACCGCGACGCGCTCGGCCGCGAGCGCTTCCGCGAGATCGAGCAGGTCGTCGGTGGCAAGGCCGCGCCGCTCGTCGCGGTCGTGCGCGATCAGGTGGTCTACGACGCGTCGGGCCGCGTCGTCGCGAGCTACGGGCCCTACGTCGGGCCCGTCGTCGACCCGGGCGTCGCGTCGCCGCCCGTCGCGCCGACGGTGACCGACTACGCACTCGGCGGCGCGCAGGCGGGCGGTGCGCCGGTGCTCGACCCGCTCGCGCGACCGTTCCGCATCGCGGCGCCCGATGGCAACGCGACCACCTTCCACTACGAAGGTCGCGTCACGCGCACGCTCGACGCGCTCGGCAACGAGGCGACGTCGATCGCCGATGCCTTCGGCAACGAGGTGCGCCGCGAGCTTCGCGACCAGGGCGTTCTCGTGCAGGAGGTCGACACGCGCTACGACGGCGCGCGGCGCGTCCTCGCGACGACGCTCGCCGGGGACGCGTCGACGACCGTGACGCGCGTCTACGACACGCTCGGCAACCTCGTCGAGCTCGACGACCCCGACTCCGGTCTCTGGCGCTACGCCTACGACCACCGCGGCAACCTCGTGTACGAGGACTCGCCGCGCCCCGCGATGCACGTGCAGGCGACCTACGACGCACAGTCGCGCCGGCGCCTGCGCTGTACGTACGCCGGCGACGAATGGGTCGCGACGAGCGAGGGCGACTGCGGCGCGGGCGGCGTCGTCGAGTCGAGCCTCGCGTACGACGAGGGGCCGTTCGGCGTCGGGCGGCGCACGAGCGCCGTCGACGCGAGCGGGAGCGAGACGCTCGTCTGGGACGCGCGCGGACGGCTCGCCGTGCGGACGAAGGTCGTCGCGGGCATCGCGGCGACGCTCGCCTACACCTACGACGCGGGCGACCGCATCGCGACGACGACGTATCCGGACGGCGAGGTCGTCGCGCACGGCTACGACGCGGCCGGCGCTCCGGTCTCGCTCGCGAGCGACGACGGCACCGTCTACCTCGAGGACGTCGAGCACGATGCGCTCGGGCGCGCCGTGCGGCTCGTGCGCGGCAACGGCGCGGTCGACGCACTCGAGTTCCTGCCCTCCGCGCAGGGCGATCGGCTCGCGAGCCTGCGCGTCGACGACGCGGGCGGCGAAGCGCTCCTCGATCTCTCCTATGAATGGGGGGCGCGCGGCAAGCTCGCAGCGATCTCCGACCACCGCGACGCGGGCACGCCGCGTTCGCAGAGCGCGACCTTCGGCTACGACGGCGTGGGGCGGCTCGTCGCCTACGACTGGGACGACGCGGCGACGACCGCCGCGCTCGACCACGACACCGCGTACGCCTACGGGGCGAAGGGCAACCTCGTCGCGCGCGGCGACGACGCGTTCGCGTACGGGGAGGATGGCGCGGGTCCGCACCAGCTCACGAGCGCGGGCGCGAGCTCGCTCCTGTACCTGGAGGACGGGAGCCGCCGTCTCCGCATCGACTGGAACGGCTTCCCCTTCGCGCCGGCCGGGCGCTGGCAGCTGTGCGCCTACGACGCGCTCGGGCGCCTCGTGACGGTCGCGATGGGTGAGGGGAACGGCGGCGCGGCGATCGTGGTCCGGCACGCGTACGACCACGAGGGCGTGCGCGTCGCGAAGACCTTCGATCGCAAGCACGTGTACCGCTACTTCGACCGCCGCGCGGAGGCCGACGGCGGGCGGCTCGTGAAGTCGTACTGGGCGGGCGAGATGCGCATCGCGGTGCGCGAGGTCGATGCGATCGCGTTCTCGGAGACGCCGGGCGGCGGCATCCAGCGCGACGTGTACCGGCTCCCTCCAGTCGGGGTGGCGTCGCTCGGTGCGGCGGTCGCCGCGTTGCTCGCGGCCGGCGCCGCGCGACCGCGCGCGGGGCGGCGCGGCGCGCCGCGCGCCGTCGGCGCCTGCGTGCTCGCCGCGGTCGCCTCGACGCCGATCGCGCTGCTCGTCGCGCGTCCCGCCGAGGCGCTCCCGCTCGACCGTCTGCGACACGTGCACGTCGACCATCTCGGATCGACACAGGCCGTGACGGATGCGGACGGCCTGCTCGTGCTCCAGGTCCGCTATCGACCGTACGGCGCCGTGCGCGGTCGCTGGGACGCGAGCGGCAACGAGGTGTGGCAGCCCGCAGCCTTGCAGCGGGAGTTCGCCGGCCACGAGACCGAGATGTTCTCGGGGCTCGTCGACGCCGGCCTGCGTCACTACGACCCCGACCTCGCGCAGTTCCTCACGCTCGATCCGGTGCGTCAGTTCGCGAGCCCCTACGCCTACGGTGCGGGCGATCCGCTGGCGGGTGTCGACCCGACGGGCGGCTGCTTCCTCGGCATCGACTGCGCGCTCGTCGCGACGCTCGGCAAGGTGCTGCTCGCGGTGAGCGCGGCGCTCGTCGTCGCGCGCGCGGTGCAGGTCGGCATCCAGACGGGAAGCGTCGGTGCGGCGGTCGAGGCGCTCGCGACCGACGGCGCGGCGCTGATCGCGGGCGTCACGCTCGTCGGAGGCCTGATCGCGCAGCTCGCCGACACCGTCCAGGTGCTGGTCGGGCTCGGTGCGGCGGGATACTCGGGCTACGAGGCGGCGGAGAGCGCGCGAAGCGGCGACGTGATCGGCGCCCTGTCCGCGAGCCTCGGTGTCGTCGCGGCTGCCGCGGGCGCGACGCTCGCGGCGGGACGCGCTGCGCGCGCGGCCGCGCCCCCTCCGGACGTGCCGCAGGTGATCGAGGTGAACGACGGGTCGGGCGAGGCGCGACCCACGGGCGACGTGTCGTCGAGCGGGTCGACGGTGCCGCCCGTCTCGGGGCCGCCTCCGATGCAGGCCCCGGCGCGCGCGCCGCGCGCCGGTGGCCTCGCGGCCGCGATCGAGGCGGCCGCTCGCTATGCGGACGATGCGGCGCGCGCGTTCCTCACCGCGCGCCTTCGCAGCGAGCAGCACCAGCACTGGCTCGAGCTCCAGCGCTCGGCGAGCTCGGTCGGTGGCCCCAAGGTCTGGGCGTTCGAGGTCTTCCGCATCCGCACGTTTCCGGCGACCGGGCAGACGGCGATCGTCGATGCGTTCAACGTGTTCGTGACGGCGCCCGCGTCGGCCGCCGCGGGGGACGTGCGCTTCCCCGGCGTCGTCGCGAGCGGCGACGCGGCCACGCGCTTCGACACCTTCGACGTTCGCGGGCCGTACCGGCTGCCGCGCTGACGCGCTGACGCGCCGACGCGCGATGGAAGGAGCAGACGAGATGGCGATGCATCGTCCGCCGACCCGACGGGCGCGGGTCCGCGCGCTCGAACTCGCGCTCGCACCGGCCGCGCTCGGGCTCGCACTCGCGTGCTCGCCGAGCGAGGACGGCGCGACGCGCGCGCGGCTCGCCTACCGGCTCGCGGCGGTTCCCGAGCGCGGCGTCGAGGAGCGCGCGGCGTGCGCGCCGCGCGACGCGCAGCCCTTCGCCTACCGCACACCGTCGGGGCGCGCGGTGGCCGTCGCCGCCTCGCGCGTTCCCGAGCTCTCGATCGGCCTGGCAGAGGGGGCGCGTGCGATCGCCGTGCGCGTGCCGCCGATGGCTCCGGCCTTCGTCGAGGCCTGGGTGGTCGAAGTGGTTCCCGCGGCGCGCGACGCCGGCGCCGCGCGCGCCTTCGTCGCGGAGCACGAGACGTGCAACGCATCGGTCCACGTCGGCGAGCGGGTCGTCGGAATCGGCGAGCTGCGCGCTTCGAGCGACGGGCGTCTTCCGGGCGGGACGTTCGCGAGCCGCGCGGAGGTCGAAGCCGCGCTCGGCGCGATTCCGATCGAGGTCGCGGCGCTGTCCGGCGAGGAGCTGCGCGCCATCGCGAGCGCCGCCGTCG
This Myxococcota bacterium DNA region includes the following protein-coding sequences:
- a CDS encoding FG-GAP-like repeat-containing protein; this encodes MGSRLPLVARPAPARACAPVRAASVTSAAVAALAVTIALAPALALASTQTSEGGGGGEGSTQFSGLAQSASANLFTGAMRASIEIPVPPGRADATPQLALVYSSDAGSGSFGHGWTLPLGSISRSTRAGVPRCRGDVATAAFALSLPGASVELVWIESEGLFRAETDEGYLEAYADVVANRWVVHDLAGNRLTFGDVPSARVFRTADAFLDESACAFTTTWALTELRAPSGSTIEVHYAKDGDVLHPSEILYGGSRDDAGALVVEHAFRVAFRTAPRPRARTSARRGVVETLALEVDAIDVEYRPDAASGFAPVRTLELGYASSPAAGHRLLVSVAQEGRPTRTFDYATDDLRFGELATFAPPDVPGEGEGYFRDWADGRKVTRSVMDMNGDGRLDLVDTNSSSAWNVYPGLAGGGFAATPIAWDVSATDPAWVDSMQRTTNGDVAKFQLDTLDLTGDGLPDWVDARGDGAWAVYPGVCTGPATCGFGAPIAWPAPEKHLRQSIPARTAKDLIDLDADGRVDLVVAAGGGPWAVYWNDGAGFATEPDPTFVADGYLHRSAAEANPASLVERAVFDMNGDGVPDLVESPADELAAVDAAGAILGFVAEAPGCELHHTTGSSDTSACVGPPGAVAFTGFLSVRVGDGHGFAAQPVYSVLQTQGVRLSSLNRTRIDFADVNGDGLPDYLLTTPFSSVGGNDPWRVALNRGDGTLEPPQIVPGAGAPDDVVFPRTWLAPSGAPATNYARRGTATSNATRTHLDLLDWDGDGLLDRVDASDAQTWQVELARAVDGAHDARPLQLVHMDDGARGETFVRYAPTTLGEHADAAGVPSLPFVRWVVAGIRSTSGLCDGPAPSAGVDAFDPVVNACIEAGHERVRRFAYEGGAFDAASRELRGFRRVVELAPDASRTETTFHQGDALRGRVELVETFPRASAEPVRRVENVWQTRTSSLDARRTQVFLAETRTSDLALPNAAGPPRCLASRNEPPDDFGRVARTCSFDCALASGPPASCADAIEGKVETLTAWAEPDGASPRRVRDRPARVETRWVPEAGAASVLLARKHFTYDALPSGAVDRGWLTQTRDELDRSFAGGAGDPVVTTSYDAVGNVVAQRTRDANAPSGAGELTTFAYDDAFFRLYATRRTLPDAGTAANTVEIETDLRFGEPVRTVDANGQVSARVYDAHGRLVCQAGPLEDIGGCGTGSFTHGLEVEYVDAVAGAGASFAERHARVVTRTRGGQGAIVRAVAYRDALGRERFREIEQVVGGKAAPLVAVVRDQVVYDASGRVVASYGPYVGPVVDPGVASPPVAPTVTDYALGGAQAGGAPVLDPLARPFRIAAPDGNATTFHYEGRVTRTLDALGNEATSIADAFGNEVRRELRDQGVLVQEVDTRYDGARRVLATTLAGDASTTVTRVYDTLGNLVELDDPDSGLWRYAYDHRGNLVYEDSPRPAMHVQATYDAQSRRRLRCTYAGDEWVATSEGDCGAGGVVESSLAYDEGPFGVGRRTSAVDASGSETLVWDARGRLAVRTKVVAGIAATLAYTYDAGDRIATTTYPDGEVVAHGYDAAGAPVSLASDDGTVYLEDVEHDALGRAVRLVRGNGAVDALEFLPSAQGDRLASLRVDDAGGEALLDLSYEWGARGKLAAISDHRDAGTPRSQSATFGYDGVGRLVAYDWDDAATTAALDHDTAYAYGAKGNLVARGDDAFAYGEDGAGPHQLTSAGASSLLYLEDGSRRLRIDWNGFPFAPAGRWQLCAYDALGRLVTVAMGEGNGGAAIVVRHAYDHEGVRVAKTFDRKHVYRYFDRRAEADGGRLVKSYWAGEMRIAVREVDAIAFSETPGGGIQRDVYRLPPVGVASLGAAVAALLAAGAARPRAGRRGAPRAVGACVLAAVASTPIALLVARPAEALPLDRLRHVHVDHLGSTQAVTDADGLLVLQVRYRPYGAVRGRWDASGNEVWQPAALQREFAGHETEMFSGLVDAGLRHYDPDLAQFLTLDPVRQFASPYAYGAGDPLAGVDPTGGCFLGIDCALVATLGKVLLAVSAALVVARAVQVGIQTGSVGAAVEALATDGAALIAGVTLVGGLIAQLADTVQVLVGLGAAGYSGYEAAESARSGDVIGALSASLGVVAAAAGATLAAGRAARAAAPPPDVPQVIEVNDGSGEARPTGDVSSSGSTVPPVSGPPPMQAPARAPRAGGLAAAIEAAARYADDAARAFLTARLRSEQHQHWLELQRSASSVGGPKVWAFEVFRIRTFPATGQTAIVDAFNVFVTAPASAAAGDVRFPGVVASGDAATRFDTFDVRGPYRLPR